In a single window of the Deinococcus misasensis DSM 22328 genome:
- a CDS encoding sensor histidine kinase: MARPLKFPFRKPSIYSIAGKLSLMTLAVVLLTNLITVGFMQYQAWQRFEKLPPNLKQVLQQKGDSFYRNAGPPAPNRDDGEVRFQVVGNGAPSGAYTPKGPLANLNWVTPLYTPQQNWNVLFEQPRTVRVPKGLRLRDDLQISLLWSTLIGCLLGAGLSVYFSRRLARPLESVAHAAAQVSSGDLSTRVKMRKVRRPQQDEVYHLTQHFNRMAETLERQEQERKNMIADIAHELRTPIAVMKAKLDALEDGIVPLDLQSIQRLQVQTNLLSRLVDDLRTLSLADAGKLDLSTQVVDIAALVENVVSEYQTIAHRENVNVEVHTSHETILIPGDPDRLAQVISNLLENAVRYTPPEGQIQVQVTRKQDTVHIQVQDSGHGIPEHALEHIFERFYRADGSRNRGTGGTGLGLAIVRTLTELHGGRVRAWNQKGSGAVFLVELQV; encoded by the coding sequence GTGGCTCGACCACTGAAATTTCCATTCCGCAAGCCTTCGATTTACAGCATCGCAGGCAAACTCAGCCTGATGACCCTGGCGGTGGTGCTGCTCACCAACCTGATCACGGTGGGGTTCATGCAGTATCAGGCATGGCAACGTTTTGAGAAACTGCCCCCCAACCTCAAGCAGGTTTTGCAGCAAAAGGGCGACAGTTTCTATCGAAATGCAGGACCACCTGCCCCGAACCGGGATGACGGGGAGGTCCGTTTTCAGGTGGTGGGCAATGGTGCCCCCTCTGGGGCTTACACACCGAAAGGCCCACTGGCCAACCTCAACTGGGTCACCCCCCTGTACACACCTCAACAAAACTGGAATGTGCTTTTTGAACAACCCCGCACCGTGCGGGTTCCCAAAGGCTTGCGCCTCAGGGACGACCTGCAAATCTCACTGCTCTGGTCCACCTTGATTGGATGCCTGCTGGGGGCAGGACTCTCGGTGTACTTTTCCCGCCGTCTGGCGCGGCCTCTGGAATCGGTGGCCCACGCAGCAGCGCAAGTCAGCTCGGGAGACCTCAGCACCCGAGTCAAAATGCGCAAAGTGCGCAGGCCCCAACAAGATGAGGTGTACCACCTCACCCAGCACTTCAACCGGATGGCCGAAACGCTGGAAAGGCAGGAGCAGGAACGCAAAAACATGATTGCCGACATCGCCCATGAACTGCGCACCCCCATTGCGGTGATGAAAGCCAAGTTGGACGCCCTCGAAGACGGCATCGTTCCTCTGGACCTGCAATCCATCCAGAGGTTGCAGGTCCAAACCAACCTGCTGTCCCGACTGGTGGACGACCTGCGCACCCTCTCCCTTGCAGACGCAGGAAAACTGGACCTCAGCACACAGGTGGTGGACATCGCCGCTCTGGTGGAAAACGTGGTCAGCGAATACCAGACCATCGCCCACCGGGAAAACGTCAATGTGGAGGTGCACACCAGCCATGAAACCATCCTGATTCCCGGAGACCCCGACCGATTGGCGCAGGTGATCAGCAACCTGCTGGAAAATGCTGTTCGTTACACCCCACCCGAGGGCCAAATTCAGGTGCAAGTGACCCGCAAGCAGGACACCGTGCACATCCAGGTGCAGGACTCTGGTCACGGCATTCCCGAGCATGCACTGGAACACATCTTCGAACGTTTCTACCGGGCAGACGGCTCACGCAACCGGGGCACCGGAGGCACCGGACTCGGGCTGGCCATTGTGCGCACCCTGACCGAGTTGCATGGTGGGCGGGTGAGGGCGTGGAACCAGAAGGGCTCTGGGGCGGTTTTTCTGGTGGAGTTGCAGGTTTGA
- a CDS encoding sensor histidine kinase — protein sequence MSLRSRLAVFIALTTLIAVLVQGTLGYLSFQHQVYSSLDRDLNIYVQQWSRMIRRSSMDERGLRELNKTYEGYVTRVRIVHEGVVLRSFGDFPPEIPLPTLDQAPTTYGQWRVVTWPGPIDDEGQIDFFVQGAISSRELSSSLTSYQQTMVLTTLLVTLVGAVLALLLSRPALRPLQHLLDTTRKVAHSGDLSLRVPQDGQGELRELSETFNEMLDRLSAYRTRETEFTRNASHELRTPLTAMKLHLGSWKAGYANPEETLGTIEEEVERMARLSESLLTLAREGRSHKVHFDVAELARETATSRKVLWSGPEEHILCGDPLLIRQALLNLLTNAEHHAPQAEVQVSLRKETLQEQEFAVLQVKDSGPGLSDEALSRATETFYRAPGTRTPGSGLGLSVVAQVAAVHEGEVKLFRNEPQGLVVEVWLKNPAN from the coding sequence GTGAGCCTCAGGAGCCGTCTGGCGGTGTTCATCGCCCTGACCACCCTGATTGCCGTGCTGGTGCAGGGCACCCTCGGGTACCTGAGTTTCCAGCATCAGGTGTACTCCAGTCTGGACCGCGACCTGAACATTTACGTGCAGCAGTGGTCCCGCATGATCCGCCGTTCCAGCATGGACGAACGGGGTTTGCGTGAACTCAACAAAACCTACGAGGGCTACGTGACCCGGGTGCGCATCGTGCATGAAGGGGTGGTGCTGCGTTCTTTCGGGGATTTTCCGCCCGAGATTCCCTTGCCCACACTGGACCAGGCACCCACCACCTACGGGCAGTGGCGGGTGGTGACGTGGCCCGGACCCATCGACGATGAAGGCCAGATTGATTTTTTTGTGCAGGGGGCAATTTCCTCCAGAGAACTGTCCAGCAGCCTGACCAGTTACCAGCAAACCATGGTGCTGACCACCTTGCTGGTGACCTTGGTGGGAGCCGTGCTGGCCTTGCTGCTCAGCCGTCCTGCTCTGCGGCCTTTGCAGCACCTGCTGGACACCACCCGCAAAGTGGCCCACTCTGGCGACCTGTCCCTCCGGGTCCCTCAGGACGGGCAGGGCGAGTTGCGTGAACTCAGCGAAACCTTCAATGAAATGCTGGACCGCCTCTCTGCCTACCGCACCCGCGAAACCGAATTCACCCGCAACGCCTCACACGAACTGCGCACCCCCCTGACCGCCATGAAACTGCATCTGGGAAGCTGGAAAGCCGGATACGCCAACCCAGAGGAAACCCTCGGCACCATCGAAGAAGAGGTGGAACGCATGGCCCGCCTGAGCGAATCCCTGCTGACCTTGGCCCGGGAAGGGCGCAGCCACAAAGTCCATTTCGATGTGGCCGAACTGGCCCGCGAAACCGCCACCAGCCGCAAAGTGCTCTGGTCTGGACCCGAGGAGCACATCCTGTGCGGAGATCCCCTCCTGATCCGTCAGGCCCTCCTGAACCTGCTCACCAACGCCGAGCACCACGCACCACAGGCAGAAGTGCAGGTCTCTTTGCGCAAAGAGACCCTGCAAGAACAAGAGTTCGCTGTCTTGCAGGTGAAAGACTCTGGACCGGGACTCTCGGATGAAGCCCTTTCCAGAGCCACCGAAACCTTTTACCGGGCGCCGGGCACCCGCACTCCCGGCAGTGGCCTCGGGCTGAGCGTGGTGGCACAAGTGGCTGCTGTGCACGAAGGGGAAGTCAAACTGTTTCGCAACGAACCGCAGGGTCTGGTGGTGGAGGTGTGGCTCAAAAACCCTGCAAATTGA
- a CDS encoding response regulator transcription factor translates to MRLLLVEDEFNIARPLIRALEAQGHLVRHAPDLTRARALFLEFEPDLMLLDVRLPESEDGGFLLAREARKAGYTGPILFMTARDALEDRVMGLDEGADDYVVKPFDLPELLARVRALLRRVHEVRSSVLVHGTLEMDLTRRSVKHQGTLVELSSREYALLERFMMSPSRIYRPEELVDLVWGEEASDAGVVKVYVHHLRSKLAPQVIKTVSGGYRLGLEEV, encoded by the coding sequence ATGCGCTTGCTGCTTGTCGAAGATGAATTCAACATTGCCCGTCCCCTGATCCGCGCTCTGGAAGCGCAAGGCCATCTGGTGCGTCATGCCCCGGACCTCACGCGTGCACGCGCCCTGTTTCTGGAATTCGAACCGGATTTGATGCTGCTGGATGTGCGCCTGCCGGAAAGCGAAGATGGGGGTTTTTTGCTGGCCAGAGAAGCCCGCAAAGCCGGTTACACCGGACCGATCCTGTTCATGACTGCACGAGACGCTCTGGAAGACCGGGTGATGGGCCTCGACGAAGGTGCAGACGATTACGTGGTCAAACCCTTCGACCTGCCCGAGTTGCTGGCAAGGGTGCGCGCCCTGCTCAGGCGGGTCCATGAGGTGCGCAGCAGTGTCCTTGTGCATGGCACGCTGGAAATGGACCTCACAAGGCGCAGCGTGAAGCACCAAGGGACGCTGGTGGAACTCTCCAGCCGTGAGTACGCCCTGCTCGAACGCTTCATGATGTCTCCCAGTCGGATTTACCGACCAGAGGAACTGGTGGATCTGGTGTGGGGCGAAGAGGCCAGCGATGCCGGAGTGGTGAAGGTGTATGTCCACCACCTGCGCAGCAAACTGGCCCCGCAGGTGATCAAAACCGTCTCGGGAGGCTACCGTCTGGGTCTGGAGGAGGTGTGA
- a CDS encoding S1C family serine protease, whose product MRRLPVFLIPLSLALAAIPWLARHDAPVQHTFQPPEQQIRVLQNNLEEVYQKTVSAAVRVNIGNSGLGSGFFISSDGYILTAAHVALGDPSETLTVTTHDGKDYTAKLVGYDEIQDLALLKVNGKNLPSLKFAARTPSVGDGVVAIGNSRGSFDGGRAGEVTALGASLSASFPTNMVASSMPLAPGDSGGPVLNQSGEVVGVSTAISSGRGHFSSYFVPLKNNSKIVRDLQAGLKKSVPVIGVSIADARSYLDTAGAMVTDVTRGLGAQKAGLQAPEVSEFRDDSGRMRQQIRQADVIVAIDGKAVQEPDDLIAVLRGKKVGDQVSLKVQRGQSTLNVKVTLSNRYAI is encoded by the coding sequence ATGCGCAGACTTCCCGTGTTTTTGATTCCGCTTTCCCTCGCTCTGGCCGCCATTCCATGGTTGGCCCGTCACGATGCACCTGTCCAGCACACTTTTCAGCCACCCGAGCAGCAAATCAGGGTGCTGCAAAACAACTTAGAAGAGGTGTACCAGAAGACCGTTTCCGCTGCAGTTCGGGTGAACATCGGCAACTCGGGATTGGGCAGTGGATTTTTCATCTCTTCAGATGGGTACATCCTGACGGCAGCCCACGTTGCCCTTGGGGACCCCTCTGAAACCCTGACCGTGACCACCCATGACGGCAAAGACTACACTGCCAAACTGGTTGGCTATGACGAAATTCAGGATCTGGCCCTGCTGAAAGTCAACGGCAAGAACCTCCCGAGCCTCAAATTCGCTGCCCGGACCCCCAGTGTGGGGGACGGCGTGGTGGCCATTGGCAACTCCAGAGGGTCTTTTGATGGGGGCCGTGCAGGTGAAGTCACCGCTCTGGGAGCAAGCCTCAGTGCGTCTTTCCCGACCAACATGGTGGCGTCCAGCATGCCTTTGGCCCCCGGTGACTCTGGAGGTCCGGTCCTCAACCAGAGCGGTGAAGTGGTGGGGGTGAGCACCGCCATCAGCAGTGGTCGAGGGCATTTCAGCAGTTACTTCGTGCCGCTCAAAAACAACAGCAAGATCGTGAGGGACCTGCAGGCTGGTCTGAAAAAATCTGTGCCAGTGATTGGTGTGAGCATTGCCGACGCACGCAGTTATCTGGACACCGCAGGGGCCATGGTGACCGATGTGACCAGAGGGCTCGGGGCACAGAAAGCAGGTCTTCAGGCTCCAGAGGTCTCTGAATTCCGCGATGACTCGGGCCGGATGCGCCAGCAGATCCGTCAGGCGGATGTGATTGTGGCCATCGATGGGAAAGCCGTTCAGGAGCCAGATGATCTGATCGCCGTGTTGCGTGGCAAAAAAGTGGGCGATCAGGTGTCCCTGAAAGTTCAGAGGGGCCAGAGCACCCTGAATGTCAAAGTGACCCTCAGCAACCGGTATGCCATTTGA
- a CDS encoding GGDEF domain-containing protein encodes MSIPPEHAHLVVFNPAHDPEQHVQQAMQVANGLHQSLQSEEALALLAGVRQLVLTAAEVPFPESALGRITHKMVEVLQTLKRYEEARGEQWTLLGLQQALGKLDWDVLLDVCSTSILDTSLDAFLAELPGRISLDDQSTALLYKDLGNVMCSLKLYPEGLRLFQLGMVCLPEDAPIQQKVDLLNGIAGVYTWTERFKEALLAYQENHHLYQQAGDLPGQIQQLLNMAQTLQSIPRIQEARATLKEIIRQAEPLGMVHFVRQAHYMLAGLKGLPRAEAAGHLLEYARLEVAFSGTSAHEPLLMNMEVRQNQQNFDFQKSMRMELQEAYQRLYDLNAEREILYERLEKQAEEFERLANTDPLTGLPNRRLFFAHFEREFGRVKRSAEECSVVLMDIDHFKSVNDTFSHKTGDLVLKIVADLLKLDRRQGDLVARYGGEEFVLLLPGASALGAKLACERIQKRLSGYPWHRLLDRRTITMSFGVSDSMKLETIDQVLMQADERLYRAKNAGRNRIVGPWEDHV; translated from the coding sequence ATGAGCATCCCCCCGGAACACGCCCACCTTGTTGTCTTCAATCCGGCCCATGACCCTGAGCAGCATGTGCAGCAGGCCATGCAGGTGGCCAATGGCCTGCACCAGAGCCTCCAATCTGAAGAGGCACTGGCATTGCTTGCCGGGGTGCGGCAACTGGTGCTCACCGCCGCAGAAGTCCCATTTCCTGAAAGTGCCCTCGGCCGCATCACCCACAAAATGGTGGAGGTCTTGCAAACCCTCAAACGCTACGAAGAGGCCCGCGGCGAACAGTGGACCCTGCTGGGGTTGCAACAGGCTCTGGGCAAACTGGACTGGGATGTTTTGCTGGACGTGTGCTCCACCAGCATTTTGGACACCTCGCTGGACGCTTTTCTGGCAGAATTGCCGGGCCGCATTTCCCTTGATGACCAGAGCACCGCACTGCTGTACAAAGACCTCGGAAATGTGATGTGCTCCCTGAAGCTTTACCCGGAAGGGCTGAGGCTGTTCCAGTTGGGCATGGTGTGCTTGCCGGAAGATGCACCCATCCAGCAAAAAGTGGACCTGCTGAATGGCATTGCCGGGGTGTACACCTGGACCGAACGGTTCAAAGAAGCCCTGCTTGCCTATCAGGAAAACCACCACCTGTACCAGCAGGCCGGGGACCTTCCGGGCCAGATCCAGCAACTGCTCAACATGGCCCAGACCTTGCAAAGCATCCCGCGCATTCAGGAAGCGCGGGCCACCCTCAAAGAGATCATCCGTCAGGCCGAACCTCTGGGCATGGTGCATTTCGTGCGGCAAGCCCATTACATGCTGGCCGGTCTCAAAGGCCTCCCGAGGGCAGAGGCTGCAGGTCACCTGCTGGAATACGCCCGTCTGGAGGTGGCGTTCTCTGGCACCTCTGCCCATGAACCCCTCTTGATGAACATGGAAGTGCGCCAGAACCAGCAGAACTTCGATTTTCAGAAGTCCATGCGCATGGAACTTCAGGAAGCCTACCAGAGGCTCTACGACCTGAATGCCGAACGGGAAATCCTCTACGAGCGCCTCGAAAAACAAGCCGAGGAATTTGAACGCCTTGCCAACACCGATCCTTTGACTGGCCTTCCCAACCGCAGGCTGTTCTTTGCCCATTTTGAACGGGAATTTGGCCGGGTCAAACGCTCCGCTGAAGAGTGCAGTGTGGTCCTGATGGACATCGACCACTTCAAATCGGTCAATGACACCTTCTCCCACAAAACCGGAGATCTGGTGCTCAAAATTGTTGCGGACCTGCTCAAACTGGACCGCAGGCAGGGGGATCTGGTGGCCCGTTACGGAGGCGAAGAATTCGTGCTGTTGCTGCCCGGTGCATCGGCACTCGGGGCAAAACTGGCCTGTGAACGCATTCAGAAAAGGCTTTCCGGTTACCCCTGGCACCGCCTGCTGGACAGGCGCACCATCACCATGAGTTTTGGGGTTTCGGACAGCATGAAACTGGAAACCATCGATCAGGTCCTGATGCAGGCCGATGAACGCCTGTACCGGGCCAAAAACGCTGGCCGCAACCGGATTGTGGGCCCCTGGGAGGACCATGTCTGA
- a CDS encoding AIM24 family protein, whose amino-acid sequence MGKMRRTDSRTHGSTTIELYEYETLGGNANIHAAKDLYYAEKLGMHLKRIKVTLGGSDDLITEAGALHFMRGDIQMSTPSGGGLGGFMKRAVQGAATGESITKPRYSGRGEVWLEPTFGHFLIVEIQNDTLVADRGSFVCCTGGLEVGVAKPDDIASGLLSGEGLFQTKISGTGIVVLQSPVPYEELEVIEMQNDTLKVDGNFAFARVGQFSMRIERSSRSLLGSVSSGEGLLQVFRGSGTIWIAPSSTAYDRMSGLGVVAATK is encoded by the coding sequence ATGGGCAAAATGAGACGCACCGATTCTCGCACACACGGCAGCACCACCATCGAACTGTATGAGTATGAAACCCTCGGGGGTAATGCCAACATTCACGCTGCCAAGGACCTCTATTACGCTGAAAAGCTCGGCATGCACCTCAAACGCATCAAAGTCACCCTCGGGGGCTCTGATGACCTGATCACCGAAGCCGGAGCCCTGCACTTCATGCGCGGAGACATCCAGATGAGCACCCCGAGCGGAGGGGGACTGGGCGGCTTCATGAAACGTGCCGTGCAAGGTGCAGCCACCGGAGAAAGCATCACCAAACCCCGCTACTCGGGCAGGGGAGAGGTGTGGTTGGAGCCCACCTTCGGGCATTTCCTGATTGTGGAAATCCAGAACGACACCCTTGTGGCAGACCGGGGTTCTTTCGTGTGCTGCACCGGCGGATTGGAAGTCGGGGTGGCCAAGCCCGACGACATCGCCTCGGGATTGCTGTCCGGCGAAGGCCTCTTCCAGACCAAGATTTCCGGCACAGGCATCGTGGTGCTGCAAAGCCCGGTGCCCTACGAAGAACTCGAAGTCATCGAGATGCAAAACGACACCCTGAAAGTGGACGGCAACTTCGCTTTTGCGCGGGTTGGACAATTCAGCATGCGCATCGAGCGTTCCTCACGCAGTTTGCTGGGCAGCGTGTCCTCTGGTGAAGGTTTGCTGCAGGTGTTCCGGGGCTCTGGAACCATCTGGATTGCCCCATCCAGCACCGCCTATGACCGCATGTCCGGTCTGGGTGTGGTGGCGGCCACCAAATAA
- a CDS encoding DUF2382 domain-containing protein, with translation MPDSKPEDQNQNIIVSARTGMGSGSAEAHSTASQQQGRVETIDQTTSFQHTIQSTKQNTSVQEDRIKTLVGTLELREEVPEVNISREHLGQVRVRRERRVREETVTIDLVTEVLVIETVSGNPHVRMFDVDLPVGETMEIEIYREDAEIGKKVVKSEEVRIFKEKQVDHLSVPIELAREELVVEKNPLEPNIAPDTRDL, from the coding sequence ATGCCTGATTCCAAACCTGAAGATCAAAACCAGAACATCATCGTGTCTGCCAGAACCGGAATGGGTTCTGGATCGGCAGAAGCCCACAGCACGGCCAGTCAGCAGCAAGGCCGGGTCGAAACCATCGACCAGACCACTTCTTTTCAGCACACCATCCAGAGCACCAAACAGAACACCTCCGTTCAGGAAGACCGCATCAAAACCCTGGTGGGCACCCTCGAACTCCGGGAAGAGGTCCCAGAGGTGAACATTTCCCGCGAACACCTCGGGCAGGTCCGGGTGCGCCGGGAACGCCGGGTCCGCGAGGAAACCGTCACCATCGATCTGGTCACCGAAGTGCTGGTGATTGAAACGGTCTCGGGCAATCCCCATGTGCGGATGTTCGATGTGGATTTGCCAGTCGGCGAAACCATGGAAATCGAGATCTACCGTGAGGACGCCGAAATCGGCAAAAAAGTGGTCAAATCCGAAGAGGTGCGAATCTTCAAGGAAAAACAGGTCGACCACCTGAGCGTGCCCATCGAGTTGGCCCGAGAAGAACTGGTGGTGGAGAAAAACCCCCTTGAACCCAACATTGCACCAGACACCAGAGACCTCTGA
- a CDS encoding PAS domain S-box protein, whose translation MDRHPPHQDVFSLSQLVVLSQKIEHAPNLQTALNTLHTTFEPVAPGLWLRCFMLGHPEIRIGPEPKADPEQVMQVLKLSRGTLRVGASEPLDARLKEALQLVLPALERLVDRILPAAGQRPEFQQALLSHMSEGLVVCDAQGVLVSFNSTIRHIHGQDMKHLPYPVWPEAFHLYTPDGRRMLQPEEVPLYRALQGEHVENHVVMVRPPGLPERILRFQGGQVRSAQGEVLGALVIGTDITEMVQQEQQLHTRERLILHEHLARAQSNETLKYTSALLNISEALLEATDVLNMCDRVLSLGTRLLDAMTGAVFVLEEDQSQHTLQLVHSLNTTEAAQKYMQQIALQADHPVAEVARTGKPFVMQSKDALLKQFPHLQDVVQDIRASVLVILPIAHREQVLGVLYFGFEGNRKVTEQDLSVIDNIARQMALALLRHRLQKAQDQLVVQHQETAALLQAIVHNAPVGLAFLDDQLTFKMVNQPMARMLNARPEDFMGSTPTLRFPLFGKVIEKELQEVLRTGKAVLDIEYNMPEGMGRPIQDWLVNYFPVKTPHGEPLGVGATIQDITAQKTADRVLQESQIFRERIMQSAPVGIYLLDLRKQHMVYSNQHMAEVLGYQPEEVSDLSLGNVVSIVHPEDQRKTLQLLQQMEALNSGDVLETEARFQHKDGSWRWFFVKYTLFSRTPEDLLVLGLALDVTERHRIEQALNESEQRFRDVANSVPILIWMSDDQRNRTFFNRTWLEFTGQSAEQSAGYGWTQLVHPEDVERYLQVYHHHFEQQKAFQIEYRLRRFDGQYRWILARGVPRFSSSGAFLGFIGGCIEMHDRKMAEEALHERESELRNLMQVQKRFVADAAHELRTPLTAIQGNLDIMIRHRNIPEPEKMEIISDVQREATRLGRLVNDMLTLARGDSGLAFNEEEVELHGVLRSVFKDMERVSAKHHIALGQVDEMQLYGDTDRLKQLFLILLENAIKYTPSGGYIRGSLVHKGKVAEFRLQDDGVGIAPQDLERVFERFYRADQSRHRGEDPGGTGLGLPIAKWIVEQHGGHIWLENNPTQGITAVVQLPLEDL comes from the coding sequence ATGGACAGGCACCCACCCCATCAGGATGTGTTTTCGCTGTCTCAATTGGTGGTGCTAAGCCAAAAGATTGAACATGCCCCCAACCTCCAGACCGCTTTAAACACCCTGCACACCACCTTTGAACCTGTGGCACCCGGCCTCTGGCTGCGGTGCTTCATGCTGGGCCATCCAGAAATCCGCATCGGACCTGAACCAAAAGCAGACCCAGAGCAGGTGATGCAGGTGCTGAAACTGTCCAGAGGCACCTTGAGGGTGGGTGCAAGTGAACCTCTGGATGCCCGCCTGAAAGAAGCTTTGCAACTGGTGCTGCCTGCTCTGGAGCGTCTGGTGGACCGGATCTTGCCTGCTGCTGGACAGAGGCCAGAATTCCAGCAGGCCCTGCTGTCCCACATGAGTGAAGGTCTGGTGGTGTGTGATGCACAGGGTGTGCTGGTGTCTTTCAATTCCACCATCCGCCACATCCATGGACAGGACATGAAGCATCTGCCTTACCCGGTGTGGCCCGAGGCATTTCACCTGTACACCCCGGACGGCAGACGCATGCTGCAACCCGAGGAAGTCCCCCTGTACCGCGCTTTGCAGGGAGAGCACGTGGAAAACCATGTGGTTATGGTGCGTCCACCCGGTTTGCCTGAACGCATTCTGCGCTTTCAGGGCGGTCAGGTGCGCTCTGCACAGGGGGAAGTGCTGGGGGCTCTGGTGATCGGCACCGACATCACCGAAATGGTGCAGCAAGAACAGCAACTCCACACCCGAGAGCGCCTGATCCTGCATGAGCATCTGGCAAGGGCCCAGAGCAACGAGACCCTGAAGTACACTTCGGCCTTGCTCAACATTTCAGAGGCCCTGCTGGAAGCCACCGATGTGCTGAACATGTGTGACCGGGTGCTTTCTCTGGGCACCCGTTTGCTGGACGCCATGACCGGAGCGGTTTTTGTGCTGGAGGAAGACCAGAGCCAGCACACATTGCAATTGGTGCATTCCCTGAACACCACCGAAGCCGCACAAAAATACATGCAGCAAATTGCTTTGCAGGCCGACCATCCGGTGGCTGAGGTTGCGCGCACAGGAAAACCCTTTGTGATGCAAAGCAAAGATGCCCTCCTGAAGCAGTTTCCCCACTTGCAGGATGTGGTGCAAGACATCCGCGCCTCGGTGCTGGTGATTTTGCCGATTGCCCACCGGGAACAGGTGCTCGGGGTGCTGTACTTCGGCTTTGAAGGGAACCGCAAAGTCACCGAACAGGACCTGTCGGTGATTGACAACATTGCACGCCAGATGGCTCTGGCCTTGCTCAGGCACCGCCTGCAAAAAGCACAGGACCAGTTGGTGGTGCAGCATCAGGAGACCGCAGCCTTGCTGCAAGCCATCGTTCACAATGCTCCGGTGGGTCTGGCTTTTCTGGACGATCAGCTGACATTCAAAATGGTCAACCAGCCCATGGCACGCATGCTGAACGCACGACCAGAGGACTTCATGGGCTCCACCCCCACTTTGCGCTTTCCACTGTTTGGCAAGGTGATTGAAAAAGAACTTCAGGAGGTTCTGCGAACCGGAAAAGCCGTGCTGGACATCGAATACAACATGCCTGAGGGGATGGGGCGCCCCATTCAGGATTGGCTGGTCAATTACTTCCCGGTCAAAACCCCCCACGGGGAACCGCTCGGGGTGGGAGCCACCATTCAGGACATCACCGCACAGAAAACCGCAGACCGGGTCCTTCAGGAAAGCCAGATTTTCAGGGAACGGATCATGCAATCTGCTCCGGTGGGGATTTACCTGCTGGACCTGCGCAAGCAGCACATGGTCTACTCCAACCAGCACATGGCCGAAGTGCTCGGATACCAACCCGAGGAGGTCTCGGACCTGTCTCTGGGCAATGTGGTGTCCATCGTGCACCCTGAAGACCAGCGCAAAACCCTGCAGTTGTTGCAGCAGATGGAAGCCCTCAACTCTGGTGATGTGCTGGAAACCGAAGCCCGCTTTCAGCACAAAGACGGCAGTTGGCGCTGGTTTTTTGTGAAGTACACCCTGTTCTCCAGAACCCCAGAGGACCTGCTGGTGCTGGGTCTGGCTCTGGATGTCACCGAGCGCCACCGGATTGAGCAGGCCCTCAACGAGAGCGAACAGCGTTTCCGCGATGTGGCCAACAGCGTCCCGATCCTGATCTGGATGAGCGATGACCAGAGAAACCGCACCTTCTTCAACCGCACCTGGCTGGAATTCACCGGCCAGAGTGCAGAACAGAGCGCAGGTTATGGCTGGACCCAACTGGTGCACCCCGAGGATGTGGAACGCTACTTGCAGGTGTACCATCACCACTTTGAACAGCAAAAAGCCTTCCAGATCGAGTACCGACTCAGGCGCTTTGACGGACAGTACCGCTGGATTCTGGCCCGTGGGGTGCCCCGTTTCTCATCCTCTGGAGCGTTTCTGGGGTTCATTGGTGGGTGCATCGAAATGCACGACCGCAAAATGGCTGAAGAAGCCCTGCACGAACGGGAATCCGAGCTGCGCAACCTGATGCAGGTGCAAAAACGCTTTGTGGCCGACGCTGCACACGAACTGCGCACCCCCCTGACCGCCATTCAGGGCAACCTCGACATCATGATCCGTCACCGCAACATCCCCGAGCCCGAAAAGATGGAGATCATTTCGGATGTGCAGCGCGAAGCCACCCGTCTGGGTCGGCTTGTGAACGACATGCTCACCCTTGCCAGAGGAGACAGTGGCCTCGCCTTCAATGAAGAAGAGGTGGAACTGCATGGCGTCCTGCGCTCGGTGTTCAAAGACATGGAACGGGTGAGTGCAAAACATCACATTGCCCTCGGGCAGGTGGATGAGATGCAGTTGTATGGCGACACCGACCGCCTGAAACAGCTTTTTTTGATTCTGCTGGAAAACGCCATCAAGTACACCCCCTCAGGGGGATACATCCGGGGTTCTCTGGTCCACAAAGGCAAGGTGGCGGAATTCCGCTTGCAAGACGATGGGGTGGGCATCGCCCCTCAGGACCTGGAACGGGTGTTTGAACGGTTTTACCGTGCAGACCAGAGCCGCCACCGTGGAGAGGACCCCGGAGGGACCGGCCTCGGGCTTCCGATTGCCAAATGGATTGTGGAGCAGCACGGAGGGCACATCTGGCTGGAAAACAATCCCACACAGGGCATCACCGCAGTGGTGCAGTTGCCTCTGGAAGACCTCTGA